In Streptomyces thermolilacinus SPC6, a single genomic region encodes these proteins:
- a CDS encoding cation:proton antiporter regulatory subunit yields the protein MGTRRTPLPGVGTQYDFTTEDGRRLSVVVHHDGRRFLGFYRPDDPDACEATVRLTPEDAAALAQLIDPAPVGGIRTDGLDLVTEHIPLTSRSPYGGRLLGDTRARTRTGASIVAVLRRTSAHPAPGPDFRLAIGDTLVVVGTREGVDALAALISGE from the coding sequence GCGTCGCACCCCCCTGCCCGGCGTCGGCACGCAGTACGACTTCACCACGGAGGACGGGCGGCGCCTCTCCGTCGTCGTCCACCACGACGGCCGCCGCTTCCTCGGCTTCTACCGCCCCGACGACCCCGACGCGTGCGAGGCGACGGTCCGCCTCACCCCCGAGGACGCCGCCGCTCTCGCCCAGCTCATCGACCCGGCCCCCGTCGGCGGCATCCGCACCGACGGCCTCGACCTGGTCACCGAGCACATCCCGCTCACCAGCCGCTCCCCGTACGGGGGGCGGCTGCTCGGCGACACGAGGGCCCGCACCCGCACCGGCGCGTCCATCGTCGCCGTCCTGCGGCGCACCAGCGCCCATCCCGCCCCGGGACCCGACTTCCGCCTCGCCATCGGCGACACCCTCGTCGTGGTCGGCACCCGCGAAGGCGTGGACGCGCTCGCCGCCCTCATCAGCGGGGAGTGA